GATGGGCGCCGCTCGACGTGCCCATGACGCCGATCGCGTCGGGACGCCCGCCGAGGTCCCGGGCCCGCGTCTTGATCCAGCGGATCGCGTAATTGATGTCGGCCACCGACGCGGGGTACGGCGCCACGGGCGGCATGCGGAAGTCGAGCGCCGCCACCACCACGCCGCTCTTCGCGAGCGGCTCGTTGATGACGGTATCGTTGAGCCGGTCCCCGCGGCACCACGCGCCGCCGTGCAGCTCGGCGACGAGCGGGAACGGTCCGGCCCCGCGCGGCTTGAAGAGACGGGCCAGGAGCGGCCGGTCCCCGTGGCGGACGTACTCGACGTCTTCGACGTCGATCGCGTGGGTCGCTGTCGCGCGGGTCGCCATGATGGCCTCCTCCACCTTTCGCCGGCTCACTTGAGGGCCGGCATCACCTCGTGGGTCAGGATACGCAGGGTCCGCCGCATCTGCTCCACCGAGAGGAGGCCGCCCGGGTTCAGCTCGGCCACGATGCCGCTGAGCCCGAGCTCTTCCCTCACCCGTTTGAGGCGATCGATCAAGCCCGCGGCCGTGCCGAACGCGACACGAGTCTCGAGGATGTCCTCGTACGTCAGGTGGGTGAGCTTCTCGAGCCGCGCCCGCCGCCGATCGGCGGGTCCGGTGTCACCGCGCCCGATGCCCGATCGGGTCAGCTCGGCGTGGCGGCGGAAGAAATACGTGATGTTCTCGTGGGGCTCCTCGAAGGCCTCCTTCTCCGTGGGCGCGGCGTAGACGGGGATGCGGAGGCAGACGTCGCCGTCGCCGGCGTGCCCGGCCTCCCGCCAGGCCGCGCGGTACGCCCCGAGGTGGCCCCGGAGCTCCGGGATGTCCACGTCGCGGAGCCCGACGAAGAGCGGCAATCCGGCGCGGCCGACGAAAGGGAACGTCTCCACCGAGTTGGCGGCCATCCGCATGGGCGGATGGGGGAGCTGATACGGCCGGGGCCCGACCGTGACGTTCTCGAACCGGTAGAACTTCCCCTGATAGCTGAACGGCCGGCCCTTCCACGCCTCCCGAATGATCTGGAGGGCTTCGACGAAGCGCTCCTGGCTCTCGGCGTAGGGAATGCCGAGCGCGTCGTACGCGCGCGGGGAGCCGCTGCGACCGATCCCGAAGTCGAAGCGCCCCTCGCTCAACTGGTCCACGGTCGCGACGTCCTCGGCGATCCGCAGCGGGTTGCTCAGCGGAAGGACCTGGATCGCCGTGCCGACGCGGACACGCCGCGTGCGGGCGGCGATGAAGCTCGCCAGCGCGATCGGCGACGAGAGCACCGAGCGCGACGGGTTGAAGTGGATCTCGCCGAGCCACACGCCGTCGAGACCCCAGGCCTCCGACGCGTCCACGAGGTCGAACGTCTCGCGGAACCACTCGGCCTCGCCGCTCCCCCGCCGCGCCTCCTCGATGAAGATCCCGAAGTCCATGGGTCTAGGGGCCCTTGAGCCGCATGTCCTCGTAGGACGGCCAGATGCTCAGGGGCACCAGGTTGATCGTGTGGTCGGCGAGGCGCGGCCCGATCCCCATCAGCGCGCGGAAGTCCATGACGGGCGCGAACATCACGCGATCGATGGTGAGCTGCTGGATGCGATGGAGCAGGGCCTCGCGCTTGGCCTGATCGCGTTCCCGGGCCTGCTGCAGGAACAGCTCGTCGATATCGGGATATCCGCCGTACGCGTAGCTCCCCTTCGAGTAGATGAACTCCTGGACGCGGGTCGCCGCGTTGCCCGAGTTTCCCACGGCGGTGATGAACAACCCGTGCAGCTTCTTCTCCCGCCAGGAGGCGTAGAACATGGCGCGCTCGATCGTCCGCATCTTCACCTTGATGCCGACCGCGTTCAGATAGTTCACCACGGCCTCGGCCGTCGTGAAGAACGGCGGGATCGGCACGAGCTCGCCGGCGTCGAAGCCGTTGGGGTAGCCGGCCTCGGCGAGGAGCTGCCTCGCCTTCTTCGGATCGTACGGCGGCGGCGACACCTGCAGCGCGAAGTCCATCACGCGCGGGACGATCACGCCGGCCGGCGGGCAGAACCCGAGACACGCGGCCTCGCTGATCGCCTTGCGGTCCAGGGCGAAATTCACCGCCTGGCGCAGGCGCTTGTCGTGCCACGGCGATTTCGGATCCCACTGGTCGGCGAACTCGACCCAGAAGATCGACGCGTGGCGCGTCGCCACGAGCTGAAGACGCGGGTCGCGCTTCACGTCTTCCGCCTGCGGGCCATCGAGCGCGACGGCGATGTCGGCCTC
This Candidatus Methylomirabilota bacterium DNA region includes the following protein-coding sequences:
- a CDS encoding LLM class flavin-dependent oxidoreductase, which encodes MDFGIFIEEARRGSGEAEWFRETFDLVDASEAWGLDGVWLGEIHFNPSRSVLSSPIALASFIAARTRRVRVGTAIQVLPLSNPLRIAEDVATVDQLSEGRFDFGIGRSGSPRAYDALGIPYAESQERFVEALQIIREAWKGRPFSYQGKFYRFENVTVGPRPYQLPHPPMRMAANSVETFPFVGRAGLPLFVGLRDVDIPELRGHLGAYRAAWREAGHAGDGDVCLRIPVYAAPTEKEAFEEPHENITYFFRRHAELTRSGIGRGDTGPADRRRARLEKLTHLTYEDILETRVAFGTAAGLIDRLKRVREELGLSGIVAELNPGGLLSVEQMRRTLRILTHEVMPALK
- a CDS encoding ABC transporter substrate-binding protein, translated to MSPRRVGILLLVATALVLGAGREAAGQPAGEVIIAWHVTIVPSWYDPSTAPPQITPFGLLYAIHDALVRPMPNQKMGASLAESWTESADGLVYEFKLRRGLKFHNGDPVTTEDVKFSFERYKGAGAKELQARVEAVEVVDPLTVRFRLKAAWPDFMTFYGTTATAAAIVVPKKYMTQVGDEGFRKHPIGAGPFKFVSHTPGVEVILEANTAYWRRVPYVKRLVMKSVPEDTTRVVMLKNGEADIAVALDGPQAEDVKRDPRLQLVATRHASIFWVEFADQWDPKSPWHDKRLRQAVNFALDRKAISEAACLGFCPPAGVIVPRVMDFALQVSPPPYDPKKARQLLAEAGYPNGFDAGELVPIPPFFTTAEAVVNYLNAVGIKVKMRTIERAMFYASWREKKLHGLFITAVGNSGNAATRVQEFIYSKGSYAYGGYPDIDELFLQQARERDQAKREALLHRIQQLTIDRVMFAPVMDFRALMGIGPRLADHTINLVPLSIWPSYEDMRLKGP